A single Candidatus Thalassolituus haligoni DNA region contains:
- a CDS encoding phenol hydroxylase subunit: MSSAESSLPGSSAGLSLVSSRDPLQSHTRYIRVRSAPNSRYVEFDFAIDDPSLFVELILPQQAFEIFCQANSVVAMTKQQAAGIDAEMDKWRYGHDTLVGRSHSSANQQ, encoded by the coding sequence ATGAGTAGCGCCGAATCTTCTTTGCCCGGTTCTTCCGCCGGTCTGAGTCTGGTGTCGTCCCGCGACCCGCTCCAATCACACACCCGCTATATCCGCGTCAGAAGCGCACCGAACAGCCGTTATGTCGAATTCGATTTCGCAATTGACGACCCGAGCCTGTTCGTCGAGCTGATCCTGCCACAGCAGGCATTTGAAATATTCTGTCAGGCCAATTCGGTGGTCGCTATGACCAAGCAGCAGGCGGCTGGAATTGACGCAGAAATGGACAAATGGCGCTACGGCCACGACACCCTGGTAGGGCGTTCACACAGCAGTGCCAACCAACAATAA